One segment of Pan paniscus chromosome 20, NHGRI_mPanPan1-v2.0_pri, whole genome shotgun sequence DNA contains the following:
- the APC2 gene encoding adenomatous polyposis coli protein 2 isoform X4 has protein sequence MASSVAPYEQLVRQVEALKAENSHLRQELRDNSSHLSKLETETSGMKEVLKHLQGKLEQEARVLVSSGQTEVLEQLKALQMDITSLYNLKFQPPTLGPEPAARTPEGSPVHGSGPSKDSFGELSRATIRLLEELDRERCFLLNEIEKEEKEKLWYYSQLQGLSKRLDELPHVETQFSMQMDLIRQQLEFEAQHIRSLMEERFGTSDEMVQRAQIRASRLEQIDKELLEAQDRVQQTEPQALLAVKSVPVDEDPETEVPTHPDDGTPQPGNSKVEVVFWLLSMLATRDQEDTARTLLAMSSSPESCVAMRRSGCLPLLLQILHGTEAAAGGRAGAPGAPGAKDARMRANAALHNIVFSQPDQGLARKEMRVLHVLEQIRAYCETCWDWLQARDGGPEGGGAGSAPIPIEPQICQATCAVMKLSFEEEYRRAMNELGGLQAVAELLQVDYEMHKMTRDPLNLALRRYAGMTLTNLTFGDVANKATLCARRGCMEAIVAQLASDSEELHQVVSSILRNLSWRADINSKKVLREAGSVTALVQCVLRATKESTLKSVLSALWNLSAHSTENKAAICQVDGALGFLVSTLTYKCQSNSLAIIESGGGILRNVSSLVATREDYRQVLRDHNCLQTLLQHLTSHSLTIVSNACGTLWNLSARSARDQELLWDLGAVGMLRNLVHSKHKMIAMGSAAALRNLLAHRPAKHQAAATAVSPGSCVPSLYVRKQRALEAELDARHLAQALEHLEKQGPPAAEAATKKPLPPLRHLDGLAQDYASDSGCFDDDDAPSSLAAAAATREPASPAALSLFLGSPFLQGQALARTPPTRRGGKEAEKDTSGEAAVAAKAKAKLALAVARIDQLVEDISALHTSSDDSFSLSSGDPGQEAPREGRAQSCSPCRGPEGGRREAGSRAHPLLRLKAAHASLSNDSLNSGSASDGYCPREHMLPCPLAALASRREDPKCGQPRPSRLDLDLPGGQAEPPAREATSADARVRTIKLSPTYQHVPLLEGASRAGAEPLAGPGTSPGARKQAWLPADHLSKVPEKLAAAPLSVASKALQKLAAQEGPLSLSRCSSLSSLSSADRPGPSEGGDLDDSDSSLEGLEEAGPSEAELDSTWRAPGATSLPVAIPAPRRNRGRGLGVEDATPSSSSENYVQETPLVLSRCSSVSSLGSFESPSIASSIPSDPCSGQGSGTISPSELPDSPGQTMPPSRSKTPPLAPAPQGPPEATQFSLQWESYVKRFLDIADCRERCRLPSELDAGSVRFTVEKPDENFSCASSLSALALHEHYVQQDVELRLLPSACPERGGGGGGAGLHFAGHRRREEGPAPTGSRPRGAADQELELLRECLGAAVPARLRKVASALVPGRRALPVPVYMLVPAPAPAQEDDSCTDSAEGTPVNFSSAASLSDETLQGPPRDQPGGPAGRQRPTGRPTSARQAMGHRHKAGGAGRSAEQSRGAGKNRAGLELPLGRPPSAPADKDGSKPGRTRGDGALQSLCLTTPTEEAVYCFYGNDSDEEPPAAAPTPTHRRTSAIPRAFTRERPQGRKEAPAPSKAAPAAPPPARTQPSLIADETPPCYSLSSSASSLSEPEPSEPPAVHPRGREPAVTKDPGPGGGRDSSPSPRAAEELLQRCISSALPRRRPPVSGLRRRKPRATRLDERPTEGSRERGEEAAGSDRASDLDSVEWRAIQEGANSIVTWLHQAAAATREASSESDSILSFVSGLSVGSTLQPPKHRKGRQAEGEMGSARRPEKRGAASVKTSGSPRSPAGPEKPRGTQKTTAGVPAVLRGRTVIYVPSPAPRAQPKGTPGPRATPRKVAPPCLAQPAAPAKVPSPGQQRSRSLHRPGKTSELATLSQPPRSATPPARLAKTPSSSSSQTSPASQPLPRKRPPVTQAAGALPGPGASPVPKTPARTLLAKQHKTQRSPVRIPFMQRPARRGPPPLARAVPEPGPRGRAGTEAGPGARGGRLGLVRVASALSSGSESSERSGFRRQLTFIKESPGLRRRRSELSSAESAASAPQGASPRRGRPALPAVFLCSSRCEELRAAPRQAPARQRPPAARPGPGERPARRTSSESPSRLPVRAPAARPETVKRYASLPHISVARRPDGAVPAAPASADAARRSSDGEPRPLPRVAAPGTTWRRIRDEDVPHILRSTLPATALPLRGSTPEDAPAGPPPRKTSDAVVQTEEVAAPKTNSSTSPSLETREPPGAPAGGQLSLLGSDVDGPSLAKAPISAPFVHEGLGVAVGGFPASRHGSPSRSARVPPFNYVPSPMVVAATTDSAAEKAPATASATLLE, from the exons ATGGCGAGCTCCGTGGCGCCCTACGAGCAGCTGGTGCGGCAGGTGGAGGCCTTGAAGGCTGAGAACAGCCACCTGAGGCAGGAGCTAAGGGACAACTCCAGCCACCTGTCCAAGCTGGAGACAGAGACGTCGGGCATGAAG GAGGTCCTGAAGCACCTACAGGGAAAACTGGAGCAGGAGGCCCGAGTGCTGGTGTCCTCGGGGCAGACGGAGGTGCTGGAGCAGCTGAAGG CCCTACAGATGGACATCACCAGCCTATACAACCTCAAGTTCCAGCCGCCCACCCTGGGCCCGGAGCCTGCCGCCCGGACCCCCGAGGGCAGCCCAGTACACGGCTCCGGGCCCTCCAAGGACAGCTTTGGGGAGCTGAGCCGGGCCACCATCCGGCTGCTGGAGGAACTGGATCGGGAACG GTGTTTCCTGCTGAATGAGattgagaaggaggagaaggagaagctcTGGTACTACTCCCAGCTGCAGGGCCTGTCCAAGCGCCTGGACGAGCTGCCGCACGTGGAGACG CAGTTCTCGATGCAGATGGACCTGATCCGGCAGCAGCTTGAGTTCGAGGCCCAGCACATCCGCTCGCTGATGGAGGAGCGCTTCGGCACCTCGGACGAGATGGTGCAGCGGGCACAG ATCCGCGCCTCGCGCCTGGAGCAGATTGACAAGGAGCTGCTGGAGGCGCAGGACCGAGTGCAGCAGACGGAGCCCCAG GCCTTGCTGGCGGTGAAGTCGGTGCCGGTGGACGAGGACCCCGAGACAGAGGTCCCCACACACCCTGATGATGGCACCCCTCAGCCGGGCAACAGCAAG GTGGAGGTGGTCTTCTGGCTGTTGTCCATGTTGGCGACGCGCGACCAGGAGGATACAGCGCGCACGCTGCTGGCCATGTCCAGCTCGCCTGAGAGCTGCGTGGCCATGCGCCGCTCGGGCTGTCTGCCTCTGCTGCTGCAAATCCTCCACGGCACCGAGGCTGCGGCCGGGGGTCGCGCCGGGGCCCCAGGAGCACCGGGCGCCAAGGACGCACGCATGCGCGCCAACGCGGCGCTGCACAACATCGTCTTCTCGCAGCCGGACCAGGGCCTGGCGCGCAAGGAGATGCGCGTCCTGCACGTGCTGGAGCAGATCCGGGCCTACTGCGAGACCTGCTGGGACTGGCTGCAGGCCCGAGACGGCGGGCCCGAGGGAGGCGGCGCCGGCAGCG CCCCGATCCCCATCGAGCCGCAGATCTGCCAGGCCACCTGTGCTGTTATGAAGCTGTCCTTTGAGGAGGAGTACCGCCGTGCCATGAACGAGCTAG GTGGGCTGCAGGCCGTGGCAGAGCTGCTGCAGGTTGACTATGAGATGCACAAGATGACCCGGGACCCGCTGAACCTGGCGCTGCGCCGCTACGCGGGCATGACCCTCACCAACCTCACCTTTGGGGACGTTGCCAACAAG GCCACCCTGTGTGCGCGCCGCGGCTGCATGGAGGCCATCGTGGCCCAGCTGGCCTCCGACAGTGAGGAGCTCCACCAG GTGGTGTCCAGCATCCTTCGGAACTTGTCCTGGAGGGCCGACATCAACAGCAAGAAGGTGCTGAGGGAGGCGGGCAGCGTGACTGCCCTGGTGCAGTGTGTCCTGCGGGCCACCAAG GAGTCCACCCTGAAGAGCGTGCTGAGCGCCCTGTGGAATCTGTCTGCACACAGCACAGAGAACAAGGCGGCCATCTGCCAGGTGGATGGCGCCCTGGGCTTCCTGGTGAGCACCCTGACCTACAAGTGTCAGAGCAACTCGCTGGCCATCATCGAGAGCGGCGGCGGCATCCTCCGCAATGTGTCCAGCCTCGTCGCCACCCGTGAGGACTACAG GCAGGTGCTCCGGGATCACAACTGTCTGCAGACGCTGCTGCAGCATCTGACTTCGCACAGCCTGACCATCGTGAGCAACGCGTGCGGCACGCTCTGGAACCTGTCGGCCCGCAGCGCCCGTGACCAGGAGCTGCTGTGGGACCTGGGCGCCGTGGGCATGCTGCGTAATCTGGTGCACTCCAAGCACAAGATGATCGCCATGGGCAGCGCCGCCGCCCTGCGCAACCTGCTGGCCCATCGGCCCGCCAAGCACCAGGCGGCCGCCACCGCCGTGTCCCCAGGCAGCTGCGTGCCCAGCCTGTACGTGCGCAAGCAGCGGGCGCTGGAGGCCGAGCTAGACGCACGGCACCTCGCGCAGGCGCTGGAGCACCTGGAGAAGCAGGGCCCCCCGGCAGCCGAGGCCGCCACTAAGAAGCCGCTGCCGCCCCTGCGACACCTGGACGGCCTGGCCCAAGACTACGCTTCCGATTCGGGCTGCTTTGACGACGACGATGCACCGTCATCCCTGGCTGCGGCCGCGGCCACCAGGGAGCCAGCTAGCCCTGCCGCGCTGTCCCTCTTCCTGGGCAGCCCCTTCCTGCAGGGGCAGGCGCTGGCTCGCACCCCGCCCACCCGCCGAGGCGGTAAGGAGGCAGAGAAGGACACCAGTGGGGAGGCAGCCGTGGCGGCCAAGGCGAAGGCCAAGCTGGCGCTTGCAGTGGCGCGCATCGACCAGCTGGTGGAGGACATCTCCGCCCTGCACACCTCGTCCGACGATAGCTTCAGCCTCAGCTCTGGAGACCCGGGGCAGGAGGCGCCACGGGAGGGCCGCGCCCAGTCCTGCTCGCCATGCCGCGGCCCGGAGGGCGGGCGGCGAGAGGCAGGAAGCCGGGCGCACCCGCTGCTGCGGCTCAAGGCGGCCCACGCCAGCCTCTCCAACGACAGCCTCAACAGCGGCAGTGCCAGCGACGGGTACTGCCCACGCGAACATATGCTGCCCTGCCCGCTGGCCGCACTGGCTTCGCGCCGCGAGGACCCCAAGTGTGGGCAGCCTCGGCCCAGCCGGCTTGACCTTGACCTGCCCGGCGGCCAGGCCGAGCCCCCGGCCCGCGAGGCCACATCCGCTGACGCCCGCGTGCGCACCATCAAGCTGTCGCCTACCTATCAGCACGTGCCACTGCTTGAGGGTGCCTCAAGGGCGGGTGCAGAGCCCCTCGCGGGGCCTGGAACCTCTCCAGGGGCCCGGAAGCAGGCCTGGCTGCCGGCAGACCATCTGAGCAAGGTTCCCGAGAAGCTGGCGGCTGCCCCGCTGTCTGTGGCCAGCAAGGCACTGCAGAAACTGGCGGCGCAAGAGGGGCCACTCTCGCTGTCCCGATGCAGCTCCCTTTCCTCGCTGTCCTCGGCCGACCGCCCAGGCCCCAGCGAGGGTGGTGACCTGGATGACAGTGACTCCTCCctggaggggctggaggaggccGGCCCCAGCGAGGCTGAGCTGGACAGCACGTGGCGGGCGCCCGGGGCCACCTCGCTGCCCGTAGCCATTCCGGCTCCCCGCCGTAACCGAGGCCGGGGCCTGGGGGTGGAAGACGCCACGCCGTCCAGCTCGTCGGAGAACTACGTGCAGGAGACACCGCTTGTGCTGAGCCGCTGCAGCTCTGTGAGCTCGCTGGGCAGCTTCGAGAGCCCGTCCATCGCCAGCTCCATCCCCAGTGACCCTTGCAGCGggcagggcagtggcaccatcagccCTAGCGAGCTGCCCGACAGCCCCGGACAGACCATGCCTCCCAGCCGGAGCAAGACGCCACCGCTGGCGCCCGCGCCACAGGGTCCCCCCGAGGCCACCCAGTTCAGCCTGCAGTGGGAGAGCTACGTGAAGCGCTTCCTGGACATCGCCGACTGCCGGGAGCGCTGCCGGCTGCCATCTGAGCTGGACGCAGGCAGCGTGCGCTTTACCGTGGAGAAGCCAGACGAGAACTTCTCGTGCGCCTCCAGCCTCAGCGCCCTGGCCTTGCACGAGCACTACGTGCAGCAGGACGTGGAGCTGCGGCTGCTGCCCTCGGCCTGCCCCGAGcgcggcgggggcggcgggggcgcCGGCCTCCACTTTGCAGGGCACCGGCGGCGGGAGGAGGGGCCGGCGCCCACGGGTTCTCGCCCTCGCGGCGCCGCGGACCAGGAGCTGGAACTGCTGCGGGAGTGCCTGGGAGCCGCCGTGCCTGCCCGGCTGCGCAAGGTGGCCTCCGCGCTGGTGCCAGGTCGCCGCGCACTCCCCGTGCCCGTCTACATGTTGGTGcccgccccagccccagcccaggaggACGACTCCTGCACTGACTCCGCGGAGGGCACGCCGGTCAACTTCTCTAGCGCCGCCTCGCTCAGCGACGAGACGCTGCAGGGACCCCCCAGGGACCAGCCCGGGGGACCAGCGGGCAGGCAAAGACCCACCGGCCGCCCCACCTCTGCTAGACAGGCCATGGGGCACCGGCACAAGGCGGGAGGCGCCGGCCGCAGCGCGGAGCAGTCTCGGGGCGCGGGCAAGAACCGAGCAGGGCTGGAGCTGCCCCTGGGCCGGCCCCCGAGCGCCCCCGCAGACAAGGACGGCTCAAAGCCCGGCCGGACCCGCGGGGACGGGGCGCTCCAGTCGCTGTGCCTCACGACGCCCACTGAGGAGGCCGTGTACTGCTTCTACGGCAACGACTCGGACGAGGAGCCCCCGGCGGCCGCGCCCACGCCAACCCACCGGCGCACATCGGCCATCCCTCGCGCTTTTACGCGGGAGCGTCCGCAGGGCCGGAAGGAGGCCCCTGCCCCGTCCAAGGCTGCACCAGCCGCCCCGCCGCCCGCCCGGACCCAGCCCAGCCTCATTGCTGACGAGACCCCGCCCTGCTACTCCCTGAGCTCCTCCGCCAGCTCCCTCAGCGAGCCCGAGCCCTCGGAGCCGCCGGCCGTCCATCCACGAGGCCGGGAGCCCGCGGTCACCAAGGACCCGGGCCCAGGAGGCGGACGCGACAGCTCGCCCAGCCCGCGGGCCGCGGAGGAGCTTCTGCAGCGGTGCATCAGCTCGGCCCTGCCCAGGCGCCGGCCCCCCGTGTCTGGCCTGCGGCGCCGCAAGCCCCGAGCCACCCGGCTGGATGAGCGGCCCACAGAGGGGTCCCGGGAACGCGGCGAGGAGGCAGCCGGCTCGGACCGGGCCTCCGACCTGGATAGCGTGGAGTGGCGCGCCATCCAGGAGGGCGCCAATTCAATTGTCACGTGGCTGCACCAGGCAGCAGCTGCCACGCGGGAGGCCTCGTCCGAGTCCGACTCCATCCTGTCCTTCGTATCCGGGCTGTCGGTGGGATCCACCCTACAGCCCCCCAAGCACAGGAAGGGACGACAGGCGGAGGGAGAAATGGGCAGTGCCCGGCGGCCAGAGAAAAGGGGCGCAGCCTCAGTCAAGACCAGCGGGAGCCCCCGTTCCCCTGCAGGCCCCGAGAAGCCACGTGGCACACAGAAGACCACGGCCGGGGTGCCAGCTGTGCTCCGGGGACGAACAGTGATCTACGTCCCCAGCCCGGCAccccgtgcccagcccaaagggACCCCCGGCCCCCGCGCCACACCGCGGAAGGTGGCGCCCCCTTGCCTGGCACAGCCCGCGGCTCCAGCCAAAGTCCCGAGCCCCGGGCAGCAGCGGTCGCGGAGCCTACACCGGCCTGGCAAGACCTCGGAGCTGGCGACGCTGAGCCAGCCCCCCAGAAGCGCCACACCGCCCGCCCGCCTCGCCAAGAccccctcctccagctcctcccaGACCTCGCCCgcctcccagcccctgcccagaAAGCGCCCCccggtcacccaggctgctggggCCCTGCCCGGCCCCGGAGCCTCCCCGGTGCCCAAGACGCCGGCGCGCACCCTTCTGGCGAAGCAGCACAAGACGCAGAGATCGCCCGTGCGGATTCCGTTCATGCAGAGGCCGGCCCGGCGTGGGCCGCCACCGCTGGCTCGGGCAGTCCCGGAGCCGGGCCCCAGGGGCCGGGCGGGGACCGAGGCGGGCCCGGGGGCGCGCGGGGGCCGCCTGGGCCTGGTGCGTGTGGCCTCAGCCCTCTCCAGCGGCAGCGAGTCCTCCGAACGCTCGGGCTTCCGGCGACAGCTGACCTTCATCAAGGAGTCGCCGGGCTTGCGGCGCCGCCGCTCCGAGCTGTCCTCGGCCGAGTCCGCGGCCTCTGCCCCCCAGGGCGCCTCGCCCCGCCGCGGCCGGCCCGCGCTGCCCGCCGTCTTCCTCTGCTCCTCGCGCTGCGAAGAGCTCCGTGCGGCACCCCGGCAGGCCCCGGCCCGGCAGCGGCCCCCCGCGGCCCGACCCGGCCCTGGCGAGCGCCCTGCCCGGCGCACCAGCTCCGAGAGCCCGTCCCGCCTGCCTGTGCGCGCGCCCGCCGCCCGGCCGGAGACTGTCAAGCGCTACGCGTCGCTGCCGCACATCAGCGTGGCCCGCAGGCCCGACGGCGCCGTCCCCGCTGCCCCTGCCTCAGCCGACGCCGCGCGCCGCAGCAGCGACGGGGAGCCCCGGCCGCTCCCCAGGGTGGCCGCGCCGGGCACGACCTGGCGGCGCATCCGAGATGAGGACGTGCCCCACATCCTGCGCAGCACGCTGCCCGCCACGGCCCTGCCACTGCGGGGCTCCACGCCCGAGGACGCCCCGGCCGGGCCCCCGCCGCGCAAGACCAGCGACGCCGTGGTCCAGACCGAGGAGGTCGCCGCCCCCAAGACCAACTCCAGCACGTCCCCGAGCCTGGAGACCAGGGAGCCCCCCGGGGCCCCCGCCGGCGGCCAGCTCTCCCTCCTCGGCAGCGACGTGGACGGTCCCAGCCTCGCCAAGGCTCCCATCTCCGCACCCTTCGTGCACGAGGGCCTGGGGGTCGCCGTGGGGGGCTTCCCCGCCAGCCGGCACGGCTCCCCCAGCCGCTCGGCCCGAGTACCCCCCTTCAACTATGTGCCCAGCCCCATGGTGGTCGCAGCCACCACCGACTCGGCCGCGGAGAAAGCCCCGGCCACTGCCTCCGCCACCCTCCTGGAATAG